From the Syntrophales bacterium genome, one window contains:
- the nadC gene encoding carboxylating nicotinate-nucleotide diphosphorylase: MWPRYFLTEFIRSALAEDVGAGDITTNAVLAGSESGMASATAKDELVLAGIEVFGEVFLTLDSTLIFTPRKKDGENVAKGEIIAEISGSLASILTAERVALNLLQRMCGIATMTRRFVEEAAGTKARIIDTRKTVPGLRALDKYAVRAGGGFNHRFALYDGVLIKDNHIASAGGITPAIRKAREFIPHTLKVEVEVKDSEELEEALLAGADSILLDNMDVSGIAAAVGIVQGRVPLEASGNMTLERIRKVAETGVDFISVGALTHSVQAADISLNITATPLLEDKSATQMTARRHKKR; encoded by the coding sequence ATGTGGCCGCGCTATTTTTTGACGGAATTTATCAGGAGCGCCCTGGCCGAGGATGTCGGCGCCGGCGATATCACGACGAACGCTGTCCTGGCAGGAAGCGAAAGCGGGATGGCCTCGGCAACCGCGAAGGATGAGCTTGTCCTGGCGGGAATTGAGGTCTTTGGCGAGGTTTTTTTGACCCTCGATTCGACGCTGATTTTTACCCCCCGCAAAAAGGACGGGGAAAATGTCGCAAAGGGCGAGATTATTGCGGAGATATCCGGTTCGCTGGCCTCCATTCTGACGGCGGAGCGGGTGGCCCTTAACCTGCTGCAACGCATGTGCGGCATAGCGACCATGACGCGTCGTTTTGTCGAAGAAGCGGCCGGGACCAAAGCCAGAATCATCGATACGCGCAAAACCGTTCCGGGGTTGCGCGCGCTGGACAAGTACGCGGTGCGGGCCGGGGGCGGCTTTAACCACCGTTTTGCCCTTTATGACGGGGTGCTGATCAAGGATAATCACATAGCCTCCGCGGGGGGAATCACGCCGGCCATCCGGAAGGCGCGCGAATTTATTCCCCATACGCTCAAGGTCGAGGTAGAGGTTAAAGACAGTGAAGAACTTGAGGAGGCGCTCCTGGCCGGGGCGGATTCGATACTCCTTGATAATATGGATGTTTCCGGGATCGCCGCCGCAGTTGGGATTGTCCAAGGCAGGGTTCCGCTGGAGGCGTCCGGCAACATGACGCTCGAGAGGATTCGCAAGGTAGCGGAAACAGGCGTTGATTTCATTTCTGTGGGGGCCTTGACCCACTCGGTGCAGGCTGCTGATATCTCCCTGAATATCACCGCAACGCCCCTCCTGGAAGATAAAAGTGCAACACAGATGACGGCGCGCCGTCACAAAAAACGATGA
- a CDS encoding biotin--[acetyl-CoA-carboxylase] ligase — protein MHAFSSEKRHNGGESFDIALLTERLRGCKTGFPLYYFENVDSTNAVAMRLAQEGAAEGTMVLADLQTAGRGRLQRVWQSPAGCNLYFSVILRPELALAKAVQITFLAGAAVADTIASFCPDGIEIKWPNDVLIRSRKVCGILSELRTKNGRMTAIVGIGINVNMKRDDFAPEYRQIATSLLEETGRRHSREDVLCNFCTNFQRWYELFLSEGFGPIRQAWFSRTKMVEKNVRILFGTEIKEGIVSGLDEDGALLLAGATGAVERIIAGDATIIKE, from the coding sequence ATGCACGCATTTTCGAGTGAAAAGAGGCATAATGGCGGTGAGTCGTTTGACATCGCTTTATTAACGGAGCGGCTGCGCGGCTGCAAGACGGGTTTTCCACTGTACTATTTTGAAAATGTCGATTCTACAAACGCTGTTGCCATGCGGCTTGCGCAGGAAGGGGCAGCGGAGGGGACAATGGTGCTCGCTGATTTGCAGACGGCGGGTCGAGGGCGTCTGCAAAGGGTTTGGCAGTCCCCGGCTGGGTGCAACCTTTATTTCTCCGTCATCCTGCGCCCGGAACTTGCACTGGCGAAGGCGGTGCAGATCACCTTTCTGGCGGGGGCGGCGGTTGCGGACACCATCGCGTCCTTTTGTCCGGACGGCATCGAGATCAAATGGCCCAATGATGTTTTGATCCGCAGTCGCAAGGTGTGCGGCATTCTGTCGGAGCTCAGGACGAAGAATGGAAGGATGACGGCAATCGTAGGCATCGGCATCAACGTAAATATGAAAAGAGACGATTTTGCCCCTGAATACAGGCAAATTGCCACTTCGCTTTTAGAGGAGACCGGACGGCGGCACTCCCGCGAGGATGTGCTGTGCAATTTCTGCACCAATTTCCAGCGCTGGTATGAACTTTTTCTTAGCGAGGGATTTGGGCCGATTCGGCAGGCGTGGTTTTCCCGAACAAAAATGGTGGAGAAAAATGTCAGGATTCTTTTCGGTACTGAGATAAAAGAGGGCATTGTCTCCGGCCTTGACGAAGACGGGGCGCTGCTGCTTGCCGGCGCGACAGGCGCCGTCGAGAGGATAATCGCCGGCGACGCAACAATCATAAAGGAGTGA